The nucleotide window TTTTGGTATGAAATGGATGATGGGCTGGATGCACGACACCCTGAAATACTTTAAGGAAGACCCCATTAACCGTAAATTTGAACACAATAAAATTACTTTCTCGTCGGCTTACGTTTTCAAGGCCAATTATATGATGCCCCTGTCGCATGATGAGGTGGTTCATGGCAAGGCGAGCATGATTTATAAAATGCCGGGCGATGAATGGCAGAAATTTGCCAACCTTCGGGCACTCTACGCCTATATGTTCACGCATCCCGGGGCCAAACTGCTGTTTATGGGAAATGAGTTCGCACAGACCGCCGAATGGAAGTTTAACGCTTCACTGGACTGGCATTTGCTAGAGCATAATTATCACAAAGGAATGCAACAGCTGGTGAAAGACCTCAATCTGCTTTATCATGCTGAGCCCGCGCTGCATAAGAACCAGTTCGCTCCTTCCTGTTTTGAATGGGTGGAAGCTAATGACGGTGCCAACAGTGTTTTTGTTTATCTGCGCAAAGGTCAGCGGGATGAAGAGGTGCTGATGACCGTGTTAAATCTGACGCCCAGGGTGATGGATTATAAAATCGGCGTGAATGAGGGTACCTCCTGGGAAATTGTGATGAATACCGATGACCCGAAGTATGGCGGCAGCGGCGCGCCTGCGCTGGTATTGGACGAAGAGGATGATGAGTGGATGTACCGGCCCAATGCCATCGTATTAAGTTTGCCCCCGCTGGCGGCGGTAATACTTCGCCAACAACAAAAACCATCAGAGGTGCGTCGGCGGCGCGCTTTAAGTAAATCTGACAAGAAAATTAATACTTCAGAAAAAATGACAGCACCTAAGAAAGATAAAAAGCCGGGTTTGTTTGCCGGTTCCGAAAGTACAGCCGACAGTGAAAAGAAAATCGATGCGAAGACCATTGAACTTCAGCAGGCTAAGAAACCTGCCCGTCAGGCGAAATCAACTGCTGTAAAAACATTAAAAAAACCGGTAAAGAAGAGTATGGCTAAGAAGCCGGGCTCTGCGGTGATTTCATCCAGCTCAGTTCTGGGCGATAAGACAGAACAGAAAATCGATTCAAAGACGCTTGAGGATAACCGCGTTTCCGGCCCGGCAGAGGTTTCTTCTGAAAAAGAAAAAAATATGCCCGCAAAGGCTGCTAATTCAAGTAATTCCGGCAAGAAAAAGGAATGAATTGCAACAGTCCGGTGTAAACCGGCTACTTAATTAAACACGAAAAAGATTATATGGATGTTTATCATCTCTCCATGGAATGTTTTCCCATAGCCAAAGTGGGCGGACTGGCGGATGTGGTGGGCGCACTGCCCAAATACCAGAACAAATTGCCCGGTATTACTGCAAGCGTGGTAATGCCTTGGTACAATAAACCTTACGTGCATGACGGTCACTTTACTGCTGTATTTGACGGTCACATCTATCAGGGTCCCAACCAGCTGCGAATTCATGTACTTAAGGAAGAAGGCGATAGGCTTGGTTTTGGTTTGTATCTGATACAGATCCCCGGGTTGCTGGACCGTGACAATCCCTATGGGTACCATGATGAAAGCTATCAGTTCCTGGCCTTTCAGCAGGCGGTGCTTCATTGGTTAACTACAGCCAAAATCCGACCGGACGTACTGCACTGTCATGACTACCATACCGGACTTGTTCCTTTTATGATTGAAAACTGCCCCGAATTTTATTTCCTGAAGGGGGTAAAAACGATTGGCACTATACACAACGGTGAGTATCAGGGGCAAATGAGGTGGGAAATGCTTGATTACTTCCCCTGGATAGACAGCAGTACCGATCTGCGCATCCTGGACTGGGATGGATTTATCAATCCGCTGGCGACCATGATTAAATGTTGCCATGCCTTCAATGCTGTTTCTAACGGATATCTCGGTGAGCTCTACCAAAATTTTAGAGGTCTGGAAAGTCTCGTTCAGCAGGAACAACAAAAAGCCTACGGAATCATCAACGGAATTGATACCGAACTCTGGAATCCCGCCACGGATGAGTATTTGGATAAAAATTACAGCACTGCCAACGCTGTTGCTGGCAAATGGGAAAACAAAAAGAAACTCTGTGCGGAGTACGGTTTAAATCCTGATTTACCTCTGATTGGCTTCATTGGCCGCTTTGCCGGCGAAAAGGGAGCAGATTTGCTTCCGGATATCATTGTTCAGAGTATTCAGGAAACCTACGGAGCTCTAAACATCATGGTTCTGGGTTCGGGTGAAGATCATACCGAAATGAGGCTT belongs to Chryseobacterium sp. and includes:
- the glgB gene encoding 1,4-alpha-glucan branching protein GlgB translates to MQNVYPYSRFTAHDIYLFREGKHCRLYDKFGSHETDQDGKSGTYFSVWAPHAEEVSVIADFNSWNPELHKLFPRWDGSGIWEGFIPGIKWGIKYKYAIRTKTGALLEKSDPYALSFEQNVQAASLVSTTWYEWNDAEWMSNRHKNNCLDAPISVYEMHLGSWMRGTDDPGRFLSYREIAERLVPYITEMGFTHVELMPVMEHPYEPSWGYQITGFFAANSRFGAPQDLMFLIDELHKNNIGVILDWVPSHFPGDANGLHLFDGTYLYEHEDPRQGFHPQWNSHLFNYGRPEVKSFLISNAMFWLDRYHADGLRVDAVTSMLHLDYAREPGEWIPNMFGGNVNLEAKAFLQEFNTAVYRDFPDVLTIAEESSDFPLLTTPVHDGGVGFGMKWMMGWMHDTLKYFKEDPINRKFEHNKITFSSAYVFKANYMMPLSHDEVVHGKASMIYKMPGDEWQKFANLRALYAYMFTHPGAKLLFMGNEFAQTAEWKFNASLDWHLLEHNYHKGMQQLVKDLNLLYHAEPALHKNQFAPSCFEWVEANDGANSVFVYLRKGQRDEEVLMTVLNLTPRVMDYKIGVNEGTSWEIVMNTDDPKYGGSGAPALVLDEEDDEWMYRPNAIVLSLPPLAAVILRQQQKPSEVRRRRALSKSDKKINTSEKMTAPKKDKKPGLFAGSESTADSEKKIDAKTIELQQAKKPARQAKSTAVKTLKKPVKKSMAKKPGSAVISSSSVLGDKTEQKIDSKTLEDNRVSGPAEVSSEKEKNMPAKAANSSNSGKKKE
- a CDS encoding glycogen synthase, which produces MDVYHLSMECFPIAKVGGLADVVGALPKYQNKLPGITASVVMPWYNKPYVHDGHFTAVFDGHIYQGPNQLRIHVLKEEGDRLGFGLYLIQIPGLLDRDNPYGYHDESYQFLAFQQAVLHWLTTAKIRPDVLHCHDYHTGLVPFMIENCPEFYFLKGVKTIGTIHNGEYQGQMRWEMLDYFPWIDSSTDLRILDWDGFINPLATMIKCCHAFNAVSNGYLGELYQNFRGLESLVQQEQQKAYGIINGIDTELWNPATDEYLDKNYSTANAVAGKWENKKKLCAEYGLNPDLPLIGFIGRFAGEKGADLLPDIIVQSIQETYGALNIMVLGSGEDHTEMRLSDLAVHFSNFALDLGYKEYLSHKIYASADFLLMPSRVEPCGLNQMYAMRYGTVPVVRYTGGLRDTVQDITTGGAGLNFGEATAGAAVHAIKRAVHMYHDKELMRHLISSNMNFDFSWDKSAENYVDLYRK